CTTTATATTTTGGAGTTTGTTGACATAAAAAGTATTTGGACTTatgtgtttgctagtgcacacagGGTAACAGGTCCCTGAGATGTCGAGGAGTTTGATGCAAACGACGAAGATAATCTCCTTGCGTTGCAGCGAAGGTTATCACTGAAGATGAAGCTAACAAGAGTGACCCCTAAACATTGCTGAAGTTCAAGCAATTGGTTCGGTGTCTATTCGAAGAAGATGATTGTGTTCGAGAAAGAATGAAGACGGTGTGAAGACGTAGAATTTATtccattcttcttcttctttcattgagtcataggaccaccatactattaagaggggtgtaGCGTTCGAAGCTTTGATTCTCTGATGCTAAACCCAAATCTTATGAAAGATGTGAGAGAAATCTGTTTGTGCTCCAAGAaaatacttgccagcaagagaCTGTGATCTTTTTCGCTGCGGGAGATTTGTCTCGGaccgaggagttagcattacttgttcCTCAAGTAATGTTATCGTTGCTCCAAAATCCGGCCGTTGTGAACGTGTCAGTTGGTAATTGGCTGGACCTCATGTCCAAAATGGTCATTTCCCATCTGGAAAggctgcggctataaatagccatccGCGCCAATTTTGTCCCGTGGCTGCTCTGTTTGATTCTGAGAAGATTGTTGAGCAACCCACTCTCTGAGCGATTTGAGTTTAAATCCACCGAGAGGAAAACCCCTAGAGCCGAAGAATTAGATGGTGGTTAGCATCAGTAGAATCTAAGTCCAGTGTGCTccgcctattactcttgagagctgcaaACTCTCTAGACAGTTAGGTGTCAATTTCTTTAGAGATcaagagtgattgtggttctCGAAGAAGAAGTCTGTAAAGGTTCTGAGATCGACTTCAAGTATCTACCACGAGTAATCGACATCGGTTGACGAATCGATTGTcaaggagaatagggtgaagagagtttatcttccgtGTTAAGTCACAACCCCTTCAACCAGACATAGTCATTATGCAGAAGGACGAACTGGTCGCACAAATACCCTGTCTCCATCGAGCACCACTGGCTATCTCTGTTACCCATGTTTTTCATTCGATGTTTTTCCCTCATGTAATTTGTCTCGATACATATTTAGCTTCCTTTTAGTACTTAGTTCTAGCTCACTGTAGTTTGTTTTCATTTGTTTCCGCTGCTGGGTTCTGAGAGTTTTGAGTTTTCTGAAGAAAATTCAaaactcccattcaccccccccctctggtAGACATACTTCATTCCTATAGATCTTCTACAGGTTAGGTCAATCCCCTATTACCTATGCAGTTTATCCCCTTGTCATTATTCTCGAGCTCCGGTTAAATCATTGGTTTATGCGTTGTTTTTTGTTCCTTTTTCCTATTGCAGATTGTGTTGATTTAGATTTCTCATTAGATTTCGTTTGGTGGCAGTCCTGCTGCCGGTTGTGGTTGGGGATTCGACCTTAGAAGAAGCGGACAATACTTAGGCTTTTTCAGACATTGAGCACGAGCAAAACACCCACTGGGCTGGCTAACGACAGTCGGCGAACACGCGGCCGGTCGTGCAGCGGTAAGTGAGGGAAAAGGAGGGTGTCGGGTTGACCTTGTCGGACTCTCCTCCTTAGATTTTTCTTACGTGAGGGTGCTCCGGCCTTTAGCTCTTGCCAGCCGGATGGCCGGGGGCCAGACTACGGCATCGGCAAAGAGAGGGCTTTGGCGGCACACACGTTTCAAAGCCGGCTAAGGGAGAAAGCGAGGTGCAGTCTAGTCGGCGAACCCCTGAGCCAGCTGGGCCAACCCAGAGGGGAATAAAAGTAGAGCTATGCATGGGAGCACAAATTCGACATGATCGAAAaggtagcccccaagtgtcgttTGGGACCTGCTGATTTCATTAAACCCCAAAGGGGAGCGGTACGTATATACATGTGTTCAACTGTAAAATGGTTGAAGGAGCTCCGCATTCTAGGGACGAGCCGTCTCCTCGTCGGATGCATCTCTCTTGCGCTTGTTCGACTTCTGCGTGTCGATAAGGTAGTAGGCATTCTTGTCGCGCAGAGCTTTGCTCAcgatgaaggggccctcccatggAGAGGCCAGCTTGTGCTGGACGGTTGTCCTCTGGacgagccggagcaccagatcccTTTCGAGGAATGCGAGGGGCTTGATTTTCTTGTTGTGGTAGTGGTGCaagccttgctggtagatggccgaCCGGCTAAGGGCCAGGAAGCGCGCCTCCTTGAGTAGGTCGATGACATCTTCGCGTGCTTCTTTGGCCTCGGCCTCCGTGTAAAGCGTCACTGGGGCTAGTCGAACTTGACATCTATGGGGATGATGGCATcgggctccgtagacgaggaagaacggcgtgaagccggttgaccAGTTGGGCATCGTCCGGAGACTCTAGAGGTCGGCTGACAGCTCGTCAAGCCAGCTGCCGGGTGACCGCACTAGCGGCTCAACGAGTCGCGGCTTAATGCCGGCCAGAATCAGGCCGTTGGCCCGCTCGACCTGGTTGTTTGACTGGGGGTGTGCAATGGGGGCCAGGTTAAGCCGGATGCCGGACGCTGAGCAGTACTGGGCCAGGGCGCccttggcgaagttcgtgccattgtcggtgatgatgttgtggggGACGCCGTAGCAAACCGCGATATCCTTGATGAATCTGACGGTCGTGGGCCCTTTGAGCTTCTTGATCTGTCGCGCCTCAAtacacttggtgaacttgtccacggctaCCAAGAGGTGTGTCATGCCGCCTTGCGCGGTCTTGAACGGCCCTACCATGTCGAGGCCCCAAACGGCAAATGGCCATGTGATGGGGATGGTCTGGAGGGTTGTGGCCGGCTGGTGGCTGCTCTTGCTGAAGCGTTGACAACCCTCGCACTTGAGGACTAGCTGCTCGGCATCTTCCAAGGCCATGGGCCAGAAggaaccgtggcggaaagctttggccactaGGGCTCTGGAGGCAGCATGGTGcccgcactcgccttggtggatgtcaagGAGGATCTCGAGCCCCTTGTCcggctcgacacagcgctggaaaACGCCAGTTGTGCTGcgcttgacgagctcgttgttgatgatggtgtagGATGAGGCCCGGCACTGCACTAGCTGGGCTTCGACTTCGTTGGCCGGGAGCTCGCCGCTTTCGAGAAAGGTGAGGACGGGATGGGCCCATGACAACTTTGGTGGGAGCTGGGTCGGCAACCCCCAAGATGGGATAGATCAGTAGTCCCCGAGCCTGAGCCGGCAGCCCCTGAGCCGGGATCAGTAGCCCCCGAGCTACAGCCGGCAGCCCCCAGGGTCGGGCTGAGGTCAGCAGCTCCAGGGCCGGGACCAGAGCCGTCAGCCCCGCGCTGGGCAAGGGAACCCCCTGGTCGGCCAGGACGAAGATGGAGTCCGAGTCCAAAGATGGCTTGATGGAAGCTTTCTGCAGGCGCTCGAGGCAGACTTCAGACGGGATTGCTTGCCGCAAAGAGGCTATCTTGGCCAACATGTCCACCACCTCGTTGTCCGCTCGGGGGACGTGGAGAAACTCGCAGCCATCGAAGCCACCGGACAGCCGTTGGACCAGGAAACGGTAGCTGGCCATGTTGGCGTCCCTGGCGTCCCACTTGCTGGAAGCTTGCtgcaccaccaggtccgagtcaccgcAGCAAAGGATGCGCCGGATGCCGATCTCTTTGGCCAGCCGGAGGCCGTGGACCAATACCTCGTACTCGGCAACGTTGTTGGAGGCgacgaagtggatctgcagcgcgTACCGCAGCCGGTTGCCATTGGAAGACGAGAGCACGATGCCGGCTCCCAGGCCGGTGGGCATCTTGGAGCTGTCAAAGTGCATGCGCTAGTGCGCCGAGTCGGGTGCCGGCGGCTGGTACTAGGTTTTCGCCCAATCGATGAGGAAGTCGGGCaatgcttgtgacttgatggtgGTGCGAGGCTCATAGAGGATCGTGTGGCTGGccagctcgatagcccacttggCGATCTGGCCAGAGGCATCCCGGCAGCCCATGATCTCGCTCATGGGGGTCGTGCTCACCACAGTGATGGTATGCTCCTAGAAGTACTGCGTCAACTTCTTGGCTGCAAGGTACATGTCGTAGCACATCTTTTGGTAGTAGGGGTAGTTCTGCTTGAAGAGGGAGAGCGCCTTGCTCAGGTAGTACATAGGGCGCTGGACTGGGTGCGCCTTGCCCTCCTCAGGGCGCTCGACCACCAACACCATGCTGACCACGCGTGAGGTTGCCGTGATGTAGAGCAATAGTGGCTCCTTCTCAGCCGGCACGACCaggagagcatgcgcttgaggtcGCAGAATGCTTCGTCCgcctggtcgttccactcgaacaccgacgtcttcttcatcagctgataCAGGGGCAGGGCCCTCCGCCTGGCCATGTGAGGAACCGGCTGAGAGAGGCCAAACAGTGGGTGTACTTCTGAACATCGCGCAACCGAGCCGGCTTGCGCATGCgttcgatggctttgatcttctccggattgGCCTCAATATCGCGCTTTGAGACAAGGAAAGGAGTTGGCTGGATGGCACgtcaaacacgcacttctccgggttgagcttgatctggtaCTGGCGCAGATTGGTGAAGGTCTCCTTGAGGTCGGCTAGGAGggtgaggtgctgcttggtcttcaccacgatgtcCTCAACGTAGACATGCACATTCTGGCCGATCTGGGGCagcaggcatttctgcatgcagcgtTGGAAAGTGGCGCCGACATTCTTCAGTCCGAACGACgtggtgatgtagcaatacgccTCAAAGGGCATGATGAAGGACGTCTTGAGGGCGTCGGCCGGGTCCAGCTTGATTGGGTGGTAGCCGGAGtaggcgtccaaaaaggacagGAGCTCGCAGCTGGCCGTGGAGTCGATCACTTGATCTATCCGCGGCGGGGCAAAAGGatctttgggcaggccttgttcaggctggtgtagtcgatacacatgcgccaagtgttattcttcttcaagacgaggactgggttggccgACCACTTGGGGTGGAAAacctccatgatgaagccggcggCGAGCAGCCGGGCGATCTCTTCACCGATGGTTCTTCGCTTTTCCTTGGAAAAGCGGCGCAATGGTTGCCGAACGGGCTTAGCGTCCTTGCGGACATGGAGTTTGTGCTCGGTGTACTtcccatgctagtatgagatagtccttgagttgatttatagaatgctctatgcacttcacttacatcttttaagtatggctttatagaatgcttcatgtggttcacttatatcatttgaagtttggattgtctGTTTCTCTACATATAGAAAACcgttatttgtagaatgctctgttgcttcac
This genomic window from Aegilops tauschii subsp. strangulata cultivar AL8/78 chromosome 4, Aet v6.0, whole genome shotgun sequence contains:
- the LOC141021721 gene encoding uncharacterized protein, whose translation is MPNWSTGFTPFFLVYGARCHHPHRCQVRLAPVTLYTEAEAKEAREDVIDLLKEARFLALSRSAIYQQGLHHYHNKKIKPLAFLERDLVLRLVQRTTVQHKLASPWEGPFIVSKALRDKNAYYLIDTQKSNKRKRDASDEETARP
- the LOC109753705 gene encoding uncharacterized protein — encoded protein: MHFDSSKMPTGLGAGIVLSSSNGNRLRYALQIHFVASNNVAEYEVLVHGLRLAKEIGIRRILCCGDSDLVVQQASSKWDARDANMASYRFLVQRLSGGFDGCEFLHVPRADNEVVDMLAKIASLRQAIPSEVCLERLQKASIKPSLDSDSIFVLADQGVPLPSAGLTALVPALELLTSARPWGLPALPPKLSWAHPVLTFLESGELPANEVEAQLVQCRASSYTIINNELVKRSTTGVFQRCVEPDKGLEILLDIHQGECGHHAASRALVAKAFRHGSFWPMALEDAEQLVLKCEGCQRFSKSSHQPATTLQTIPITWPFAVWGLDMVGPFKTAQGGMTHLLVAVDKFTKCIEARQIKKLKGPTTVRFIKDIAVCYGVPHNIITDNGTNFAKGALAQYCSASGIRLNLAPIAHPQSNNQVERANGLILAGIKPRLVEPLVRSPGSWLDELSADL